The following coding sequences lie in one Prosthecobacter vanneervenii genomic window:
- a CDS encoding superoxide dismutase, which produces MAHTLPPLPYPTNALEPHIDQQTMEIHHGRHHNAYVTNLNNAIAGKADLEALSIEDLCKNISKLPADVQGPIRNNGGGHFNHTLFWNIMGPNAGGAPTGALGDAITATFGSFDAFKEAFGKAGVTRFGSGWAWLVVKDGKLAITSTPNQDNPLMDGSGTPILGCDVWEHAYYLKYQNKRPDYIAAWWNAVNWTAVAANYAAALG; this is translated from the coding sequence ATGGCCCACACCCTCCCCCCGCTGCCCTACCCGACGAACGCGCTGGAACCCCACATCGACCAGCAGACGATGGAGATCCATCATGGCCGCCATCACAACGCCTACGTGACCAATCTGAACAACGCCATCGCCGGCAAGGCCGACCTTGAGGCGCTGTCCATCGAGGACCTCTGCAAAAACATCTCCAAGCTCCCCGCAGACGTGCAGGGCCCCATCCGCAACAACGGCGGCGGCCACTTCAACCACACCCTCTTCTGGAACATCATGGGCCCCAATGCCGGCGGCGCTCCCACCGGAGCCCTCGGAGACGCCATCACCGCCACCTTCGGCAGCTTTGACGCCTTCAAGGAAGCCTTTGGCAAGGCCGGTGTCACCCGCTTCGGCTCAGGCTGGGCCTGGCTGGTGGTCAAGGATGGCAAGCTCGCCATCACCTCCACCCCGAACCAGGACAACCCGCTCATGGACGGCAGCGGCACCCCCATCCTCGGCTGCGACGTTTGGGAGCACGCCTACTACCTCAAGTACCAGAACAAGCGCCCCGACTACATCGCCGCCTGGTGGAACGCCGTGAACTGGACCGCCGTGGCTGCCAACTACGCCGCCGCTCTGGGCTGA